Proteins encoded in a region of the Zea mays cultivar B73 chromosome 2, Zm-B73-REFERENCE-NAM-5.0, whole genome shotgun sequence genome:
- the LOC111590873 gene encoding uncharacterized protein, whose amino-acid sequence MAPGSLLPAAVLLKRALLELCRTCYFPARGRGTWPCSSYLPHQNSKPPPRLGVLAAQLGRASSLRDALAAARLNHISMAELTPSLLLPLPLLLFAVRGVFDTMPARKICCHSTIDARRVFCCFCAAPSLSSFTPERNPVFCVEKKASRSTLVDVRSDAQIGIVIVLTNTDWVCLWTER is encoded by the coding sequence ATGGCACCGGGATCTCTCCTTCCGGCGGCCGTGCTCCTCAAGCGCGCTCTGCTCGAGCTCTGTCGGACCTGCTACTTCCCTGCGCGCGGCCGCGGCACATGGCCCTGCTCCTCCTATCTTCCCCACCAAAACAGCAAGCCCCCACCGCGTCTAGGTGTTCTCGCTGCTCAGCTTGGCCGCGCGAGCTCGCTGCGGGACGCCCTAGCCGCTGCTCGCCTCAACCACATCTCCATGGCCGAGCTCACCCCTTCGCTGCTGCTGCCCCTTCCCTTGCTCCTTTTCGCCGTGCGCGGGGTGTTCGACACAATGCCTGCGAGGAAGATATGTTGTCACAGCACCATCGACGCTCGTCGGGTAttttgctgtttttgcgcagccccGTCGTTGTCGTCGTTCACCCCGGAGAGAAACCCCGTGTTTTGCGTGGAGAAGAAGGCAAGCCGCTCGACGCTCGTCGATGTTCGGAGCGATGCACAAATTGGAATCGTCATCGTCCTTACAAacaccgattgggtttgtttatg